Within Quercus lobata isolate SW786 chromosome 5, ValleyOak3.0 Primary Assembly, whole genome shotgun sequence, the genomic segment cattttaaagaattagACATTTATTGCACTAGAGTGCTGAccacctaatatatatatattgctttaaATAGGGTAGAGGTATAGTATAGAATCCTGTTGAGTTTAGTAATACTTTGTGAACACCATATATTgcaataataaattaattatacatcttttttttttttaattatacgtccaaatgagagaaaaagaggaaaatggtCGGTTGCTTGGTGGGtctagtttttttaatttttcaaaacataaaaaagaaattatttaatgaaatattttcattacttaccaaaaataatctttaaatcttctcaaaaaaaaaaaaatctttaaatgtTGGGgaaattttaagagagaaatttttgaaaacagTTCTTTCATCAATTGGTATTTGAAAGCACATAGGAAAATTTGATAAACTATATTTGACAaattttataaaccaaaaaaatttgaaatcactatttgttttagaaagaaaagtCAGTAGCGGCTAGCTTTTCGTTTGGGATGTCATTTTGGTTTACATCAAAGAAACTCGCACGTGCAACCGTGCCAAGACGCTAACGGCTAGTAATTATAAAACTCAGTCTtttcaaatttctctctctctcactttcccTCACCCTTTCTACACTTTccttcacttttctctctcaaaaaattcTCTCGCTTTCACAGAGCCATCTTCAAACGCAGGAATTTTTCCTGGAGAAAGTGGTTTTCCTTATCCTTACCACAAAAACATACAAACGCAATTCAAGAAAACGGGTTCAAAGATTTTCCCCAGAAGATGAAAATCTGatctctctcttcaaatttaTCTTCTACGCTTCTCTGATCTGAAGTGAAGCgaggagaggaaggaaattgtgttaattaaattataattatggCTGTGGAAACTCTACCACTCCAACGGCGCCGTTGCCAATGGAGATCTTTCTTCTAACCCTAACCCTATACCGAACGAGGCCGTCGCTGCCGTAAGCAGAAGAAGAACTCCAACGCCTCCCAAGCCCCCTcaacaggtttttttttttttgggtgtgtgatTTCATTTGTATGGAAAATTGGAATTTGTGATAACAAAGGTTGCTTAATGTTTAGTGGATTTTGGTTTATGATAGTTGAAGTTAGGTTTTACGTGTGTTGAATTGAGTGGAGCATGGAGTTTTTCTTTGTGATTTATTTCctgctttgtttgtttgtttagaaaCCGAAGGAAAACGAGAGAAAGATTATAGGAAACTAGCACTTGAtgagatttattaaaaaatatttaaattaaagaaaatatttcacgAATATCTTTGAAATTGAGCAATGAAGTAATTGTTCTTGAActtgaagaaaaaggaataTAAGCTTGAACTCTTTAAGGTGTAATCATTTATGggggtaaaattttttatttggatattTGCAATCTGGATAAAAGGTAACCCTTTTGGAAACAAAGTAATCTTTCCCTCTCTCTGATGGGGTTTAATTGAGAGTTTATTTCAGTTTAGTTTTCACATTACCAGAGAAGAAAAACTGAATAAGATAGATGAATTTCGTCTTCAATTTAAGCTGGTTTTGCATTAGCTTGAAAAAAGAGTATTAAGATCTTATGATACCCATATTCATGTTGTCCAATGAATTATAAATCATTAAGTTCTGTTACATGGTTCTGAACATGTTTATTTCTCTTATATGTTGGAAATTTGTAGGCGTTTCCGCAAGTTGAAGTGGAGTATGTCCTAGAGCCTGCTGAGCTTGATGACGGAATGGATGAAAAATTTAGAAAGATTTTTAGCCAATTGAGTTTCCGTGAAACTACTGCAACTCAGGTTAAAGGAATCTTCCCTTGTCCCTTCTTTTTATGTAATATTGACTTTAAGTGATTCGATTTTCTGCTGGGAGAAGTATGAGCCTGATATGATACATTAATTATTCTACCCATTCAGGATAATGATAACAAGGATGAACCTACTGAAAATGTAGCCTCAACCAAGAAGGCTGACTCAAACTCAGAAGAGGAAGAACAGGATAACCCACAAGAAGAGAAAGGCGTGTCAAACAAGAAGAAGGTATATATGACTTGTTAATAAATATATCAATCGATATTTTGTATAGTTTCATATAGTTGTTATGATTGTGGCAGTTTGTCATAAAAGACTAAAGGATTTCTGTTTTCATCTTTCAGCTACAACGGCAGATGCAGATTGCTAAACTGAAGCAAATTTGCTCAAGGCCTGATGTTGTTGAGGTAGGGATATTTGCTTGTGCTTTGttgtttcttcttattattcttCTCGTTATTGTTCTGTGGTTATATACAATTTATTCATTTCCAGGTTTGGGATGCAACCTCTGCAGACTCGAAGTTGTTGGTGTTTTTGAAATCATAAAGGAACACTGTGCCTCTCCCAAGGCATTGGTGTCAGAAATGTAAATTTTTGCAGTTTAGTAAGCATCACTAGAATTGAAGACTAGTgggttaaaatttaaaatgtgcATGCATGACTTGTGGAAATAGTGAACCTGTGGAATTTAGAGAATAGGGCGTAGGAAGATCAAGTTGATAAGGTCTCtcttatatgtatatatgtggtTCTTGTAGGGGAGCTACTGTGACAATCATGGAGACTGGACTTGTAGGTATTTGGCAATGAGCACCCTTAAATGATTTCTTTGTTCATGCATTTAATTTGCTAGTGCGGGGGGGGGGCATTGATATTTGTATGATGCTATTTGTGgggaaatttaatttttttagttttataacaGAGTAATTTTGCATGATATATGTTGGGGATTTGTTTACATTTGAGTTGCCAACACTACAAGAAAATCGAGCAGTTGCGGCGGACCTATTGCGGCGGGTGCCAAAACCGCCACTATAGGTAGCCTTATTGCGGCGCGAATTGGGCCAGCCGCTGTACAAGAGATCTATTGCGGCGGGCCGATAGCATATATATAGCGGCGGGTCAATGACCCGCCGCAATAGGCCCTTACATTTCCCCCACCCGGCCTAAAttttccctctattttttttgtccCTGTTCATTTTTAGCGCCTTTTCGTTTTTAGCTAGTCTcccacactctctctctttctctcagaCACCGAAAATCTCCTCAGTGTCTCATCTCTACCCCTACCCACAAACCCACAGCCATAGCCACCACCTCCCAACCCCCGACCACAGCCACCACTACCACCCAAAAATCGAGCCTAGTTAGGTCCAAAAACAAATGGGTCAGGTCTAGCCCGACCCATTTCTCTTATCATTTCTAACCCTAACGGTTCATGCCCGTGATCTAGAACCTTCCTTCGTTTTGCTATCTCATCCGAACTCTCTTGACAGAAACCCATGGCTTGAGCTACCTAATCTCATCACCTCAAACCGGCACTGCCACCACAGGAGGCGGCTTGCTCCTCATCAAAAACCCCTCTAATCTAGTTACGCACAACTCTTTTGCATTCACCGattcctatttcttttttctgtttattGTTATCAAACCCTAATTTCTTGTTTGGTACACCGCAGGACCGAAAGACTGGTTGAGGTTCATCTTGGCACCGATTGACGCTTCGCGAGAAATTCATCGCTTTGTCTATCTCTCACTCGGTCTaattctctatttctctctgaTTCTTttctgttattattattattatcttggTTTGATTATTTGCTTGGTTTTTGAATAGCGGCTAGGGATTTAGAGGAAATTCAAGAGCTGTTGAGGTTGGTCGATGGCACTGTAAACCCTTCACTTTCTCAGGtaaagatgtttttttttttttttttttggttaattaagtaattttaattaatgggTGGGTAAGGGCTTTCTCAGGTatgcttattatttttttgttgctgACGATTTCAGAGATTGCAAAGCCAGTGTCTCTGCAAACAGCAAGTTCTAAATACCCATCAACGATTCCAGTCTCTGCTAAAAAGGTAAAGGAAAAACTCTCTCTGTGtttgtgatttatttatttatttatttttgtgtgaaaaaattGTTCTATGATGGTGTGACTCTACTGGGTCTATTCAGCTTCTCTGTTGTTGTTCTTAAATTCCTCTGGAATGCTGTTgtacttgtgtgtgtgtgtgtgtgtgtgtgtgtgtgtgtttgtctCCTCTGCTTTGTAAAATTTAGATTGTCATGatcccaaaacaaaatacatagttCTTACAAACTGGGTTATTGTATTTTAAACAGAAcacaacaaataaattaagaaagttATTAAGTTGTTGATCTGATAATTTGTATAgtagctttagcattttcctaattCTTTTTAAACGTGTCTAAGTTATGAGCATTCTAGTTTAGTTGACTTAGTTCTATATTATAATTTTCCCCAgtaaaatttggattttggagtgAAAATCATATTTTTGAAGTTTCAACTGTTTTAATGTAAAGAATGGATGggaaaagaattgaaaatcacattttaattatttaggtCCTGAGAAAGCAAGGAACCTCAAGCCTTATACAATTACTTAGCTtggataaggtttttttttttttttttttgagaaaagctTGGATAAGGTGAGTTCCCATTTTTATGCCAAAAGAATTCTTTTCCTACGTATACTCACTAACTAGAACTTACTATGATTAATGCTAACATGATTGGATTGTATTATAGACTTTTTTACTTATGctgtgaaaattttattgcCAGAGTTAGGGTGCTTACAAATTCGCTGCTTTGGGTGTTAAAGTGGCTAACTGATGCACATGATCTTCTATTTACATATATGTGCTTAAACAAATCCATTGggactctatttttatttatttatttattttattattattattatatataagtcAAATTTGTTGGGACTCTCTCAGTATATAAATTTTGGTGGTAGTAGGTCATGTATGTTTGTGGTCCCTTGGcctaagttttgtttttgggaagtTCTAATGAATATTATAATTGTTGGATTAAATATTAacataatgaataaaataatgaaatagaGGTGGAAAATGGAGGCCATAGAGACATGTGACGTGATGTTGTACACAAAAATTGTCTTGCTAATGCAATGGGCTTCATGAAGGAGAAGGCATTGTCTGGCTGTGCTCAGCTTCTCAAGCAGTACCAGGAGTACTACGAGTAGATATGATTTTGTGATTTGAGTTCCCCTTTTATGTGCCTAGTTATTAAGTTATATATGCTTGGTTTATTCTAGTATCTATTTACTTATGTCTTTATGGATTGTTACCTCAACATTTAGAGGAAGATGATTTCTTTGTGAATTGGActtcactaattaaattaaacttGGGTCTTTTTAATCTCTACAAACTGTAGTGATTCGCTGCTGGTTTCAATAAACTAGTATTCCTTATTATGGTTCTGATTACATGCTACTACATTGCATAGACAAGTAATTCAACCACATTTCACTAGCAATGTTACGTCTCACACATTATAGTAGGCTTCATAGATTAAGTTCatccaccatttatgtgagaagaaTGCTCTTTTCCTTGCATAAACATCTTTTCTGGAGGGAACCTCGACGAACTATATTTAAGAACCTTGCTCCCTGGCGGTGGGGGATCCTTAAGTGATATTTATGAGGGTGAGCTCAGTCTGAGCAAGTTTTTGTGTTAACTTGTTACTTAGTTTTGaccttttcattcttttcctcaCTCAGTAATGAAAGGACATGGGAGCTCTTTGCAACCTTGACTAAAATGACTTAGAACActacattttcatttataatgaAATATTGTGGATGAAGAACTCTTGATCTATTGGTGATGGttgtttgaaaaagaaatactTAAACCTTTTTGGAGTAAAGGACTAGCCTGGGTTTTGTTggattttctgttttttcctttgtaaaattctaatagtttaattttcttttacaatggGACATCCAAATGATAAAGGCAGTTTTGAAATGAATTGTTCcttggataaaaaaataatagctGCTTTGTTGGTCAAACACCACATATGATGAGATAACTGTTACTTCATTTTTCTAATTTGCAagtattcaattttttcatttta encodes:
- the LOC115990121 gene encoding splicing factor 3B subunit 2-like, producing the protein MGIKAFPQVEVEYVLEPAELDDGMDEKFRKIFSQLSFRETTATQDNDNKDEPTENVASTKKADSNSEEEEQDNPQEEKGVSNKKKLQRQMQIAKLKQICSRPDVVEVWDATSADSKLLVFLKS